A single region of the Negativicutes bacterium genome encodes:
- a CDS encoding 4Fe-4S binding protein, giving the protein MDNNPKNRVVTINEKWCKACGICMAFCPKKALTPQKNGKPTWNRDLCIRCGQCEMRCPDFAIYLEDGKEEKK; this is encoded by the coding sequence ATGGACAACAATCCAAAGAATCGGGTTGTGACGATCAATGAAAAATGGTGCAAGGCCTGCGGAATCTGTATGGCTTTTTGCCCCAAAAAAGCGCTGACACCCCAAAAGAACGGAAAACCGACGTGGAATCGTGATTTATGTATCCGCTGTGGTCAGTGTGAAATGCGATGCCCCGATTTCGCCATTTATTTGGAAGACGGGAAGGAGGAGAAAAAATGA